In Zea mays cultivar B73 chromosome 7, Zm-B73-REFERENCE-NAM-5.0, whole genome shotgun sequence, the following proteins share a genomic window:
- the LOC100192853 gene encoding lustrin A precursor, with protein MAAMARSVSLVVAPLLLLSLLVSAAASARTVGDTVQDACSKTQFPKICVDSLAAKPESQKATPRKLAELFVNIAAEKGSGMATFVHRKYSDKEDSDMFRCYDSCSDDVEEAVAHLNGLVREPTDAKFLELKSWLSSTLGGTSTCEDACKDLPKTSDKDDVVNFSLDFEKLQRVTLDLITEASGTMSAGIALPPSNAGAPSYGAAAPSGGSADAPAGASEGPASASGPSGDDAPASGAGASASAADAPAAAASSGPSSAPAPSSSSESSAAPGPSSDGTSSAPAPSSGDDSDSDDDGSA; from the coding sequence ATGGCCGCCATGGCTCGTTCCGTCTCCCTCGTCGTGGCGCCCCTgctcctcctctccctcctcgTCTCCGCCGCGGCCAGCGCGCGGACCGTGGGCGACACCGTGCAGGACGCGTGCAGCAAGACCCAGTTCCCCAAGATCTGCGTGGACAGCCTCGCCGCCAAGCCGGAGAGCCAGAAGGCGACGCCGCGCAAGCTGGCGGAGCTGTTCGTGAACATCGCGGCCGAGAAGGGGTCCGGGATGGCCACCTTCGTGCACCGCAAGTACAGCGACAAGGAGGACAGCGACATGTTCAGGTGCTACGACAGCTGCTCCGACGACGTGGAGGAGGCCGTCGCCCACCTCAACGGCCTCGTCCGGGAGCCCACCGACGCCAAGTTCCTCGAGCTCAAGTCGTGGCTCTCCTCCACGCTCGGCGGCACCTCCACCTGCGAGGACGCCTGCAAGGACCTGCCCAAGACCAGCGACAAGGACGACGTCGTCAACTTCAGCCTCGACTTCGAGAAGCTGCAGCGCGTCACGCTCGACCTCATCACCGAGGCGTCCGGCACCATGTCCGCAGGCATCGCCCTGCCACCCTCCAACGCCGGAGCGCCCTCCTACGGCGCGGCGGCGCCTTCCGGGGGCTCCGCCGATGCCCCCGCCGGCGCCTCCGAGGGCCCTGCGAGCGCCAGCGGCCCGTCTGGTGACGACGCGCCGGCGTCCGGTGCTGGTGCCAGCGCGTCGGCTGCTGATGctccggcggcggcggcctcATCCGGTCCCTCTAGCGCACCAGCGCCATCGTCGTCGTCTGAGTCCTCCGCCGCACCAGGCCCATCTTCTGATGGCACCTCCAGCGCCCCAGCACCATCGTCCGGCGACGATTCTGATTCCGACGACGATGGGTCAGCTTGA
- the LOC103632167 gene encoding uncharacterized protein isoform X2: MTTVSGWDDESVLLNVMVIEATLVYESHRKRRASTCSNDDDTRSNTKYGDTVDRAPLFHAAKVYLAMVQIMPIHEILASTLIEKMTLQIFQTYHQGATFLQWCGAKTTTWSTQ; the protein is encoded by the exons ATGACCACCGTCTCCGGGTGGGATGACGAGTCCGTCCTCCTCAATGTGATGGTCATTGAGGCCACCCTCGTCTATGAGTCCCATCGCAAGAGGCGAGCCTCCACCTGCTCCAACGATGACGACACCAGATCCAACACCAAATACGGAGATACAGTTGACAG GGCTCCTCTCTTCCACGCTGCGAAG GTGTACTTAGCAATGGTGCAAATCATGCCCATCCACGAGATCTTGGCCTCAACGCTGATTGAGAAGATGACGTTGCAAATATTTCAGACTT ACCACCAAGGAGCCACCTTCCTCCAATGGTGTGGTGCAAAAACAACGACATGGTCTACACAGTAG
- the LOC103632167 gene encoding uncharacterized protein isoform X1 → MTTVSGWDDESVLLNVMVIEATLVYESHRKRRASTCSNDDDTRSNTKYGDTVDSRAPLFHAAKVYLAMVQIMPIHEILASTLIEKMTLQIFQTYHQGATFLQWCGAKTTTWSTQ, encoded by the exons ATGACCACCGTCTCCGGGTGGGATGACGAGTCCGTCCTCCTCAATGTGATGGTCATTGAGGCCACCCTCGTCTATGAGTCCCATCGCAAGAGGCGAGCCTCCACCTGCTCCAACGATGACGACACCAGATCCAACACCAAATACGGAGATACAGTTGACAG CAGGGCTCCTCTCTTCCACGCTGCGAAG GTGTACTTAGCAATGGTGCAAATCATGCCCATCCACGAGATCTTGGCCTCAACGCTGATTGAGAAGATGACGTTGCAAATATTTCAGACTT ACCACCAAGGAGCCACCTTCCTCCAATGGTGTGGTGCAAAAACAACGACATGGTCTACACAGTAG
- the LOC103632167 gene encoding uncharacterized protein isoform X3 — MTTVSGWDDESVLLNVMVIEATLVYESHRKRRASTCSNDDDTRSNTKYGDTVDSRAPLFHAAKVYLAMVQIMPIHEILASTLIEKMTLQIFQTCQDKKR, encoded by the exons ATGACCACCGTCTCCGGGTGGGATGACGAGTCCGTCCTCCTCAATGTGATGGTCATTGAGGCCACCCTCGTCTATGAGTCCCATCGCAAGAGGCGAGCCTCCACCTGCTCCAACGATGACGACACCAGATCCAACACCAAATACGGAGATACAGTTGACAG CAGGGCTCCTCTCTTCCACGCTGCGAAG GTGTACTTAGCAATGGTGCAAATCATGCCCATCCACGAGATCTTGGCCTCAACGCTGATTGAGAAGATGACGTTGCAAATATTTCAGACTT GTCAAGATAAGAAGAGATAA
- the LOC103632167 gene encoding uncharacterized protein isoform X5, giving the protein MTTVSGWDDESVLLNVMVIEATLVYESHRKRRASTCSNDDDTRSNTKYGDTVDRAPLFHAAKVTCVLSNGANHAHPRDLGLNAD; this is encoded by the exons ATGACCACCGTCTCCGGGTGGGATGACGAGTCCGTCCTCCTCAATGTGATGGTCATTGAGGCCACCCTCGTCTATGAGTCCCATCGCAAGAGGCGAGCCTCCACCTGCTCCAACGATGACGACACCAGATCCAACACCAAATACGGAGATACAGTTGACAG GGCTCCTCTCTTCCACGCTGCGAAGGTGACTT GTGTACTTAGCAATGGTGCAAATCATGCCCATCCACGAGATCTTGGCCTCAACGCTGATTGA
- the LOC103632167 gene encoding uncharacterized protein isoform X4, with product MTTVSGWDDESVLLNVMVIEATLVYESHRKRRASTCSNDDDTRSNTKYGDTVDSRAPLFHAAKVTCVLSNGANHAHPRDLGLNAD from the exons ATGACCACCGTCTCCGGGTGGGATGACGAGTCCGTCCTCCTCAATGTGATGGTCATTGAGGCCACCCTCGTCTATGAGTCCCATCGCAAGAGGCGAGCCTCCACCTGCTCCAACGATGACGACACCAGATCCAACACCAAATACGGAGATACAGTTGACAG CAGGGCTCCTCTCTTCCACGCTGCGAAGGTGACTT GTGTACTTAGCAATGGTGCAAATCATGCCCATCCACGAGATCTTGGCCTCAACGCTGATTGA